In a genomic window of Nomascus leucogenys isolate Asia chromosome 4, Asia_NLE_v1, whole genome shotgun sequence:
- the GLT8D1 gene encoding glycosyltransferase 8 domain-containing protein 1 isoform X2, translated as MSFRKVNIIILVLAVALFLLVLHHNFLRLSSLLRNEVTDSGIVGPQPIDFVPNALRHAVDGRQEEIPVVIAASEDRLGGAIAAINSIQQNTRSNVIFYIVTLNNTADHLRSWLNSDSLKSIRYKIVNFDPKLLEGKVKEDPDQGESMKPLTFARFYLPILVPSAKKAIYMDDDVIVQGDILALYNTPLKPGHAAAFSEDCDSASTKVVIRGAGNQYNYIGYLDYKKERIRKLSMKASTCSFNPGVFVANLTEWKRQNITNQLEKWMKLNVEEGLYSRTLAGSITTPPLLIVFYQQHSTIDPMWNVRHLVFCTISHGAMMWLFVSNIRFQCWKTIFTSVCKGCQVTPLEWTF; from the exons ATGTCATTCCGTAAAG TAAACATCATCATCTTGGTCCTGGCTGTTGCTCTCTTCTTACTGGTTTTGCACCATAACTTCCTCCGCTTGAGCAGTTTGTTAAGGAATGAGGTTACAG ATTCAGGAATTGTGGGGCCTCAACCTATAGACTTTGTCCCAAATGCTCTCCGACATGCAGTAGATGGGAGACAAGAGGAGATTCCTGTGGTCATTGCTGCATCTGAAGACAGGCTTGGGGGGGCCATTGCAGCCATAAACAGCATTCAGCAGAACACTCGCTCCAATGTGATTTTCTACATTGTTACTCTCAACAATACAGCAGACCATCTCCG GTCCTGGCTCAACAGTGATTCCCTGAAAAGCATCAGATACAAAATTGTCAATTTTGACCCTAAACTTTTGGAAGGGAAAGTAAAGGAGGATCCTGACCAGGGGGAATCCATGAAACCT ttAACCTTTGCAAGGTTCTACTTGCCAATTCTGGTTCCCAGCGCAAAGAAGGCCATATACATGGATGATGATGTAATTGTGCAAG GTGATATTCTTGCCCTTTACAATACACCACTGAAGCCAGGACATGCAGCTGCATTTTCAGAAGATTGTGATTCAGCCTCTACTAAAGTTGTCATCCGTGGAGCAGGAAACCAG tacaatTACATTGGCTATCTTgactataaaaaggaaagaattcgTAAGCTTTCCATGAAAGCCAGCACTTGCTCATTTAATCCTGGAGTTTTTGTTGCAAACCTGACAGAATGGAAACGACAGAATATAACTAACCAACTGGAAAAATGGATGAAACTCAATGTAGA AGAGGGATTGTATAGCAGAACCCTGGCTGGTAGCATCACAACACCTCCTCTGCTTATCGTATTTTATCAACAGCACTCTACCATCGATCCTATGTGGAATGTACGCCACCTTG TTTTCTGCACAATTTCACATGGCGCAATGATGTGGCTATTTGTCTCAAATATAAGGTTCCAGTGCTGGAAAACGATATTCACCTCAGTTTGTAAAGGCTGCCAAGTTACTCCATTGGAATGGACATTTTAA
- the GLT8D1 gene encoding glycosyltransferase 8 domain-containing protein 1 isoform X1 — MSFRKVNIIILVLAVALFLLVLHHNFLRLSSLLRNEVTDSGIVGPQPIDFVPNALRHAVDGRQEEIPVVIAASEDRLGGAIAAINSIQQNTRSNVIFYIVTLNNTADHLRSWLNSDSLKSIRYKIVNFDPKLLEGKVKEDPDQGESMKPLTFARFYLPILVPSAKKAIYMDDDVIVQGDILALYNTPLKPGHAAAFSEDCDSASTKVVIRGAGNQYNYIGYLDYKKERIRKLSMKASTCSFNPGVFVANLTEWKRQNITNQLEKWMKLNVEEGLYSRTLAGSITTPPLLIVFYQQHSTIDPMWNVRHLGSSAGKRYSPQFVKAAKLLHWNGHFKPWGRTASYTDVWEKWYIPDPTGKFNLIRRYTEISNIK; from the exons ATGTCATTCCGTAAAG TAAACATCATCATCTTGGTCCTGGCTGTTGCTCTCTTCTTACTGGTTTTGCACCATAACTTCCTCCGCTTGAGCAGTTTGTTAAGGAATGAGGTTACAG ATTCAGGAATTGTGGGGCCTCAACCTATAGACTTTGTCCCAAATGCTCTCCGACATGCAGTAGATGGGAGACAAGAGGAGATTCCTGTGGTCATTGCTGCATCTGAAGACAGGCTTGGGGGGGCCATTGCAGCCATAAACAGCATTCAGCAGAACACTCGCTCCAATGTGATTTTCTACATTGTTACTCTCAACAATACAGCAGACCATCTCCG GTCCTGGCTCAACAGTGATTCCCTGAAAAGCATCAGATACAAAATTGTCAATTTTGACCCTAAACTTTTGGAAGGGAAAGTAAAGGAGGATCCTGACCAGGGGGAATCCATGAAACCT ttAACCTTTGCAAGGTTCTACTTGCCAATTCTGGTTCCCAGCGCAAAGAAGGCCATATACATGGATGATGATGTAATTGTGCAAG GTGATATTCTTGCCCTTTACAATACACCACTGAAGCCAGGACATGCAGCTGCATTTTCAGAAGATTGTGATTCAGCCTCTACTAAAGTTGTCATCCGTGGAGCAGGAAACCAG tacaatTACATTGGCTATCTTgactataaaaaggaaagaattcgTAAGCTTTCCATGAAAGCCAGCACTTGCTCATTTAATCCTGGAGTTTTTGTTGCAAACCTGACAGAATGGAAACGACAGAATATAACTAACCAACTGGAAAAATGGATGAAACTCAATGTAGA AGAGGGATTGTATAGCAGAACCCTGGCTGGTAGCATCACAACACCTCCTCTGCTTATCGTATTTTATCAACAGCACTCTACCATCGATCCTATGTGGAATGTACGCCACCTTG GTTCCAGTGCTGGAAAACGATATTCACCTCAGTTTGTAAAGGCTGCCAAGTTACTCCATTGGAATGGACATTTTAAGCCATGGGGAAGGACTGCTTCATATACTGATGTTTGGGAAAAATGGTATATTCCAGACCCAACAGGAAAATTCAACCTAATCCGAAGATATACCGAGATCTCAAACATAAAGTGA
- the GNL3 gene encoding guanine nucleotide-binding protein-like 3 — MKRPKLKKASKRMTCHKRYKIQKKVREHHRKLRKEAKKRGHKKPRKDPGVPNSAPFKEALLREAELRKQRLEELKQQQKLDRQKELEKKRKLETNPDIKPSNVEPMEKEFGLCKTENKAKSGKQNSKKLYCQELKKVIEASDVVLEVLDARDPLGCRCPQVEEAIVQSGQKKLVLILNKSDLVPKENLESWLNCLKKELPTVVFRASTKPKDKGKITKRVKAKKNAAPFRSEVCFGKEGLWKLLGGFQETCGKAIRVGVIGFPNVGKSSIINSLKQEQMCNVGVSMGLTRSMQVVPLDKQITIIDSPSFIVSPFNSSSALALRSPASIEVVKPMEAASAILSQADARQVVLKYTVPGYRNSLEFFTMLAQRRGMHQKGGIPNVEGAARLLWSEWTGASLAYYCHPPTSWTTPPYFNESIVVDMKRGFNLEELEKNNAQSIRAIKGPHLANSILFQSSGLTNGIIEEKDIREELPKWKERKQEEREDDKDSDQEIVDEEVDENSSGMVDAEETGEALSEETTGEQSTRSFILDKMIEEDDAYDFSTDYV; from the exons ATGAAAAGGCCTA AGTTAAAGAAAGCAAGTAAACGCATGACCTGCCATAAGCGGTATAAAATCCAAAAAAAG GTTCGAGAACATCATCGAAAATTAAGGAAGGAGGCTAAAAAGCGGGGTCACAAGAAGCCTAGGAAAGACCCAGGAGTTCCAAACAGTGCTCCCTTTAAGGAGGCTCTTCTTAGGGAAGCTGAGCTAAGGAAACAGAGG CTTGAAGAACTAAAACAGCAGCAGAAACTTGACAGGcagaaggaactagaaaagaaaagaaaacttgaaactAATCCTGATATTAAGCCATCAAATGTGGAACCTATGGAAAAG GAGTTTGGGCTTTGCAAAACTGAGAACAAAGCCAAGTCGGGCAAACAGAATTCAAAGAAGCTGTACTGCCAAGAACTTAAAAAG GTGATTGAAGCCTCCGATGTTGTCCTAGAGGTGTTGGATGCCAGAGATCCTCTTGGTTGCAGATGTCCTCAGGTAGAAGAGGCCATTGTCCAGAGTGGACAGAAAAAGCTGgtacttatattaaataaatcag ATCTGGTACCAAAGGAGAATTTGGAGAGCTGGCTAAATTGTTTGAAGAAAGAATTGCCAACAGTGGTGTTCAGAGCCTCAACAAAACCAAAGGATAAAGGGAAGATAACCAAG CGTGTGAAGGCAAAGAAGAATGCTGCTCCATTCAGAAGTGAAGTCTGCTTTGGGAAAGAGGGCCTTTGGAAACTTCTTGGAGGTTTTCAGGAGACTTGCGGCAAAGCCATTCGGGTTGGAGTAATTG GTTTCCCAAATGTGGGGAAAAGCAGCATTATCAATAGCTTAAAACAAGAACAGATGTGTAATGTTGGTGTATCCATGGGGCTTACAAG GAGCATGCAAGTTGTCCCCTTGGACAAACAGATCACAATCATAGATAGTCCGAGCTTCATCGTATCTCCATTTAATTCCTCCTCTGCGCTTGCTCTGCGAAGTCCAGCAAGTATTGAAGTAGTAAAACCGATGGAGGCTGCCAGTGCCATCCTTTCCCAGGCTGATGCTCGACAG gtagTACTGAAATATACTGTCCCAGGCTACAGGAATTCTCTGGAATTTTTTACTATGCTTGCTCAGAGAAGAGGTATGCACCAAAAAGGTGGAATCCCAAATGTTGAAGGTGCTGCCAGACTGCTGTGGTCTGAGTGGACAGG tGCCTCATTAGCTTACTATTGCCATCCCCCTACATCTTGGACGACTCCTCCATATTTTAATGAGAGTATTGTGGTAGACATGAAAAGGGGCTTCAATCTGGAAGAACTGGAAAAGAACAATGCACAGAGTATAAGAG CCATCAAGGGCCCTCATTTGGCCAATAGCATCCTTTTCCAGTCTTCCGGTCTGACAAATGgaataatagaagaaaaggaCATACGTGAAGAATTgccaaaatggaaagaaaggaagcaggaggagagggaggatgaCAAAGACAGTGACCAGGAAATTGTTGATGAAGAAGTTGAT GAAAATAGCTCAGGCATGGTCGATGCAGAAGAGACGGGGGAGGCACTGTCTGAGGAGACTACAG GTGAACAGTCTACACGGTCTTTTATCTTGGATAAAATGATTGAAGAGGATGATGCTTATGACTTCAGTACAGATTATGTGTAA